A window from Urocitellus parryii isolate mUroPar1 chromosome 1, mUroPar1.hap1, whole genome shotgun sequence encodes these proteins:
- the LOC144255403 gene encoding olfactory receptor 11L1-like produces the protein MQAPNVSAVTEYQLLGFRTLQEWQTLLFTIFLLIYLLTLTGNIVIIAVVSQDRRLHSPMYTFLQHLSFLEIWYTSTIVPLLLANLASWGLAISFSACMAQLYFFVFSGATECFLLAMMAYDRYLAICSPLRYPFLMSPDTCRHLVALCWLTGVGTGFLPSMMISQLDFCGPNHFFCDLPLLMEERVVGRSCSSHQGPVEAVEFESGL, from the exons ATGCAAGCCCCAAATGTGTCTGCAGTCACCGAGTATCAGTTGCTCGGATTCCGGACCCTTCAGGAGTGGCAGACCCTGCTCTTCACCATTTTCCTACTCATCTACCTCCTGACCCTCACCGGGAACATCGTCATCATCGCAGTGGTGAGCCAGGACCGGCGCCTGCACTCCCCCATGTACACGTTCCTCCAGCACCTCTCTTTTCTGGAGATCTGGTATACGTCCACCATCGTGCCCCTTCTCCTGGCCAACCTGGCCTCCTGGGGCCTGGCCATCTCCTTCTCTGCCTGTATGGCGCAGCTCTACTTCTTCGTGTTCTCTGGGGCTACTGAGTGTTTCCTCCTGGCCATGATGGCCTACGACCGGTACCTGGCCATCTGCAGTCCACTGCGCTACCCATTCCTCATGAGCCCTGACACCTGCAGGCACCTGGTGGCCCTCTGCTGGTTGACAGGGGTGGGCACAGGCTTTCTGCCATCCATGATGATTTCCCAGCTGGACTTCTGTGGGCccaaccacttcttctgtgacctCCCGCTGCTCATGGAGGAGAGGGtcgtagggagaagttgcagctctcaccaaggtccagtcgaggcggtagagtttgagagtg gcttataa